The Hydrogenobacter thermophilus TK-6 genome window below encodes:
- a CDS encoding porin yields the protein MKRLMLFTLGGCVGLSPALELKTDLFGSFNIGGALTGYGIYTNNRAGTDRKTRYDIGSALLSISKPAEPFGFTLVGGAYSLPVVGVGISKTPNYTDLFSALPIAYLEFAPVKGLSLQAGKLPTIIGYESAFTYQNNYIQRGLIWNMQPVINNGVRLTYTSDLFFVKVGVNDGFYTLSTTHPKPAIEGSLGITPIKDFSLSFNLFLPDKSARPNSTSAPANKREFNLVASYTLGKLSFGADAMYVEAPKDNTAQVPQKAKASGGCLHFSYDLKPFKLSGRVEYVKDNSDAGGIDLVGLGDGNKGWSFTLTPAYSKGPLFLRGELSYVSADKPFTNNGKKNQTRLGVEVGFIF from the coding sequence ATGAAAAGATTGATGTTATTTACTCTTGGTGGTTGCGTGGGTCTCTCACCAGCTCTTGAGCTTAAGACAGACCTTTTTGGCAGCTTCAACATAGGTGGAGCATTGACGGGCTATGGTATTTACACCAATAACAGAGCAGGCACGGATAGAAAAACAAGGTATGACATAGGCTCTGCTCTTCTAAGCATATCCAAGCCTGCTGAACCTTTTGGCTTTACCCTCGTAGGCGGTGCCTACTCACTACCAGTGGTGGGCGTTGGCATCTCAAAAACACCTAATTATACAGACCTTTTTAGCGCGCTACCTATAGCTTACCTTGAATTTGCACCAGTTAAAGGACTTTCCTTGCAGGCGGGCAAGCTACCCACCATTATAGGCTACGAGTCTGCCTTTACCTACCAGAATAACTACATCCAAAGGGGGCTAATCTGGAACATGCAGCCGGTTATAAACAACGGCGTAAGACTGACTTACACCTCTGACCTTTTCTTTGTAAAGGTGGGTGTTAATGACGGTTTTTACACACTCAGCACCACACATCCCAAACCAGCCATTGAAGGAAGCCTTGGTATAACACCTATAAAGGACTTTTCCCTTTCCTTTAATCTCTTCTTGCCAGATAAGAGTGCAAGACCCAACAGCACATCCGCACCAGCCAACAAAAGGGAGTTTAACCTTGTAGCATCCTATACCTTGGGGAAGCTTTCTTTTGGAGCGGATGCCATGTATGTGGAGGCTCCAAAAGACAACACTGCCCAAGTTCCTCAGAAGGCAAAGGCAAGTGGTGGATGCCTCCACTTCTCTTACGACCTCAAACCCTTTAAGCTCTCGGGGAGGGTTGAGTATGTGAAAGACAATTCGGACGCTGGAGGTATAGACTTAGTAGGTCTAGGAGATGGCAACAAGGGGTGGAGCTTTACCCTGACACCAGCTTACAGTAAAGGACCTCTCTTTTTGAGAGGTGAGCTCTCTTATGTTAGCGCGGACAAACCCTTTACCAACAACGGAAAGAAAAACCAAACGCGCCTTGGGGTAGAGGTAGGCTTTATCTTTTAG
- a CDS encoding TIGR01458 family HAD-type hydrolase, with product MSLRAVLLDIDGVLCIRDEVIEGAPQALKELKKKYRIALVTNTTRVPSKTIFEKLKFLGFDIRESELFTALKVTKGFLLKNKADAYLLTTDEAKEEFTGLESYPLKYVVVADAYSNFTYQNLNKAFRLLLEGAELIAVAPNKYFMDKDGKLSLDAGPFIKALEYATEKNAIVIGKPSHEFFTVVLEYLKARPEETLMVGDDIEFDVLGAQKFGMRGCLVKTGKFRDKDLERGIKPDLIIQSIKELPEALEAKL from the coding sequence ATGAGCTTGAGGGCAGTGCTTTTGGACATTGATGGCGTTTTATGTATAAGGGATGAAGTTATAGAGGGTGCACCTCAAGCTTTAAAGGAGCTTAAGAAAAAATATAGAATTGCTCTTGTTACAAACACTACGAGGGTGCCCTCCAAAACCATTTTTGAGAAGCTGAAGTTTTTGGGTTTTGACATACGGGAAAGTGAGCTTTTTACAGCTCTAAAAGTGACAAAGGGTTTTCTGCTTAAGAATAAGGCTGATGCTTATCTTCTTACCACCGATGAAGCGAAAGAGGAGTTTACTGGGCTTGAGAGCTATCCTCTAAAGTATGTGGTAGTTGCGGATGCGTACAGCAACTTTACTTACCAAAACTTAAACAAAGCCTTCAGGCTTCTCTTAGAAGGTGCGGAGTTGATAGCCGTAGCTCCCAATAAGTACTTTATGGACAAGGATGGAAAGCTTTCCCTTGATGCAGGACCCTTTATCAAAGCTCTTGAGTATGCAACTGAAAAAAATGCAATTGTGATAGGCAAGCCATCGCATGAGTTTTTTACTGTAGTACTTGAGTATTTAAAAGCCAGGCCTGAGGAGACCCTTATGGTAGGTGATGACATAGAGTTTGATGTATTAGGAGCGCAAAAGTTTGGAATGAGAGGATGTCTTGTAAAGACGGGAAAGTTTAGGGATAAAGACCTTGAAAGGGGTATAAAACCAGACCTTATTATACAGAGCATTAAAGAACTTCCTGAGGCATTGGAGGCAAAGTTATGA
- the proC gene encoding pyrroline-5-carboxylate reductase, protein MHVGIIGYGNMGSSFAKGFMEKVQVVVYDIDKDKMQKALEDGFGVAQKLEFLLKDAHLVLLAVKPKDAKGVLESLRGKLKDRVLVSIVAGLSLKEIESIVGEGKIIRAMPNLNVAVQRGTIAYTCNSEVSHEDEEEFIRVFSSCGSLYRIGEDLIDAFTALAGSGPAFVFKFLSALILAGIREGFSYEMSKSIVLDTVIGSCEVLKKFGGHPEEWITKVASPGGTTIEGIKVLEEGGFSGILMECVHRAWEKTKKLQ, encoded by the coding sequence ATGCATGTGGGGATCATAGGCTATGGTAATATGGGAAGCAGTTTTGCAAAAGGCTTTATGGAAAAAGTTCAGGTAGTTGTTTACGATATTGATAAAGACAAGATGCAAAAAGCATTAGAAGATGGTTTTGGAGTTGCCCAAAAGTTGGAGTTTTTATTAAAAGATGCACATCTCGTGCTTTTGGCAGTAAAGCCAAAGGATGCTAAAGGTGTGTTGGAAAGCTTGAGGGGAAAACTCAAAGATAGGGTGCTTGTGAGCATAGTGGCAGGCCTTAGTTTGAAGGAGATAGAGAGCATAGTTGGAGAGGGGAAGATAATAAGAGCTATGCCTAACCTTAATGTTGCAGTCCAGAGGGGGACAATTGCTTATACTTGTAATTCAGAGGTAAGCCATGAAGATGAGGAGGAGTTTATAAGAGTTTTTTCCTCCTGCGGTAGCCTATACAGAATAGGGGAGGATCTAATAGATGCCTTTACAGCTCTGGCAGGTTCTGGTCCAGCTTTTGTTTTTAAATTTCTCTCCGCCCTCATTTTGGCAGGCATAAGGGAAGGCTTTTCGTATGAGATGTCCAAGAGCATAGTGCTTGACACAGTAATAGGTAGTTGTGAAGTCCTAAAGAAGTTTGGTGGCCATCCGGAGGAGTGGATCACAAAAGTAGCCTCACCCGGGGGAACTACCATAGAAGGTATAAAGGTGCTTGAAGAGGGAGGTTTTTCTGGCATACTGATGGAATGCGTACACAGAGCATGGGAAAAAACAAAAAAGCTTCAGTAG
- a CDS encoding cation diffusion facilitator family transporter, whose amino-acid sequence MEKPFCKHQHVFYTPKRKTEGRMLLVFFLTLVFMIVEVVAGYSFGSVALLADGIHMGTHAVAFGIAFSAYVLARRWSRDKSFSFGTWKVEVLGAYTSAVVLGVMAFLVLQEALLKLIKREEIRYEEALFVAFAGLVVNLISAVILSEGDHQHHDLNLSAAYFHVLADALTSFLAIGALLGGKYLSMWYLDPLSGMVGFFVIISWSYSLIKDTSKILLDREMTSPIVQELIKRIESDGASRVHDIHLLRVHHDKYACILGITTSKERSVEDYIKRIEEVDNIIHTTVEIIYCPEEELTHQQNC is encoded by the coding sequence ATGGAAAAGCCCTTTTGCAAACACCAGCATGTATTTTACACGCCCAAGAGAAAAACTGAGGGTAGGATGCTCCTCGTATTTTTTCTGACACTTGTTTTTATGATAGTTGAGGTAGTGGCTGGCTACTCCTTTGGTTCTGTTGCGCTTCTTGCTGATGGTATCCACATGGGTACGCATGCGGTGGCTTTTGGTATAGCCTTCAGTGCCTATGTGCTGGCCAGAAGGTGGTCAAGGGATAAGAGCTTTTCCTTTGGCACCTGGAAGGTGGAAGTTCTCGGAGCTTATACCAGCGCAGTGGTGCTGGGAGTTATGGCTTTTTTAGTCCTTCAGGAAGCGCTGCTAAAACTCATAAAGAGAGAGGAAATAAGGTATGAGGAAGCCCTTTTTGTTGCCTTTGCAGGACTTGTGGTCAATCTTATAAGTGCGGTAATTTTGTCTGAAGGTGACCATCAGCACCACGACCTTAACTTAAGTGCAGCATACTTTCATGTTTTGGCTGATGCTCTGACTTCCTTTTTAGCTATTGGTGCCTTGCTGGGTGGAAAATACTTAAGCATGTGGTACTTGGACCCCCTTTCTGGTATGGTGGGCTTTTTTGTGATCATATCATGGTCTTACAGTCTCATAAAAGATACTTCCAAGATACTCCTTGACAGAGAGATGACCTCACCGATAGTGCAGGAACTTATAAAAAGGATAGAGAGCGATGGCGCAAGCAGAGTCCACGACATACACCTTTTGAGGGTTCATCACGATAAGTATGCCTGCATACTCGGTATAACTACCAGTAAAGAAAGATCCGTTGAGGATTACATCAAACGCATTGAAGAAGTTGACAACATAATCCACACCACCGTAGAGATAATATACTGTCCAGAGGAAGAGTTAACACACCAACAAAATTGTTAA
- a CDS encoding P-II family nitrogen regulator, with protein sequence MKKVEAIIKPFKLDEVKDALVEIGIGGMTVTEVRGFGQQKGHTEIYRGTEYVIDFLPKVKIEVVVKDEDVEKVVEVIAKTAQTGRVGDGKIFVIPIEDVIRIRTGERGEQAI encoded by the coding sequence ATGAAAAAGGTGGAAGCCATCATCAAACCTTTTAAGTTGGACGAGGTCAAGGATGCCCTTGTGGAGATAGGTATAGGTGGTATGACGGTTACCGAAGTGAGGGGTTTTGGTCAGCAGAAGGGACACACAGAAATATACAGAGGCACCGAGTATGTAATTGACTTTCTACCCAAAGTCAAGATTGAGGTGGTGGTAAAGGACGAGGATGTGGAGAAGGTGGTGGAAGTTATTGCAAAAACTGCTCAAACGGGAAGAGTGGGGGACGGTAAGATTTTCGTAATACCTATAGAAGATGTGATAAGGATAAGGACGGGTGAAAGAGGTGAGCAGGCAATATAA
- a CDS encoding 1,2-dihydroxy-3-keto-5-methylthiopentene dioxygenase, with product MSLLVLYDEEGKVLKVEMDHDSIVKTLEDLCIIFQRWQVKNLPEDASEEDVLKAYEKEIESIKSFYKFVSLDVASITPDHPKKSELRNMFLREHTHSDFEVRFFVDGMGTFYLHLRDKVYAVVCEKGDFISVPANTPHWFDMGKNPSFKAIRFFSIPEGWVANFTGSDISEKIPDHDSIVSSWL from the coding sequence ATGAGCTTACTTGTCCTCTATGATGAGGAAGGAAAGGTTTTAAAGGTAGAAATGGATCACGATAGCATAGTTAAAACTCTTGAAGACCTGTGCATAATCTTTCAAAGGTGGCAGGTAAAAAATCTACCAGAAGATGCCTCTGAGGAAGATGTCCTAAAAGCTTACGAGAAAGAGATAGAAAGCATTAAAAGTTTTTATAAATTTGTTTCTTTGGATGTGGCAAGTATCACACCCGACCATCCCAAAAAGAGCGAGCTTAGAAACATGTTTTTGAGGGAGCATACCCACTCTGACTTTGAAGTGCGTTTCTTTGTGGATGGAATGGGTACCTTTTACCTTCATTTGAGGGATAAAGTTTATGCCGTTGTTTGTGAAAAGGGAGATTTTATAAGCGTTCCTGCCAATACACCCCACTGGTTTGACATGGGCAAAAATCCCTCTTTTAAAGCTATACGCTTCTTTTCTATTCCAGAGGGATGGGTAGCTAACTTTACAGGTAGTGATATATCCGAGAAAATTCCCGACCACGACAGCATAGTAAGTTCATGGCTATGA
- the mtnC gene encoding acireductone synthase gives MISAILTDIEGTTSSISFVKDVLFPYSRRKLRDFLRDHTQDREVQAILEELFKKVGKRLSIEETAELLTQWIDEDRKEPILKDLQGLIWEEGYRKGELIGHIYQDAYQKLKEWHQKGIKLYVFSSGSVKAQRLLFSHTPYGDITYLFSGYFDAKIGSKKSSESYLKIAKAVSLKPEQMLFLSDVEEELNAAKSAGMHTVRLVRDGEAFSKHTIVKDFYSIAI, from the coding sequence ATGATTTCGGCAATACTTACCGACATAGAAGGCACAACATCTTCTATTTCCTTCGTAAAAGATGTGCTTTTCCCGTACTCAAGGAGAAAGCTAAGAGACTTTTTAAGAGATCACACTCAAGACAGGGAAGTGCAGGCCATCTTAGAGGAGCTTTTCAAAAAGGTGGGAAAAAGGTTAAGCATTGAAGAAACAGCAGAGCTTTTAACTCAATGGATAGACGAAGATAGGAAAGAGCCAATACTTAAAGACCTTCAGGGGCTTATATGGGAGGAAGGATACAGAAAAGGAGAGTTGATAGGACACATATACCAGGATGCATATCAAAAGCTCAAAGAGTGGCACCAAAAGGGCATAAAGCTTTATGTGTTCTCATCAGGTTCCGTAAAAGCGCAGAGGCTTCTCTTTTCCCACACACCTTATGGTGATATCACTTACCTTTTTTCGGGATACTTTGATGCTAAGATAGGAAGTAAAAAGAGTTCTGAATCTTACCTTAAAATAGCAAAGGCAGTATCTTTAAAGCCAGAGCAGATGCTGTTTCTTTCTGATGTGGAGGAGGAGCTAAACGCAGCCAAGAGCGCAGGCATGCATACCGTAAGACTGGTAAGAGATGGAGAAGCATTCTCAAAACACACAATTGTGAAGGATTTCTACTCCATTGCTATTTAA
- the pgeF gene encoding peptidoglycan editing factor PgeF has product MRTQSMGKNKKASVGFSFKIGSICAGIIPWEEGSDIFTLQQVHSKEVYVLTEFTPKSPEADAVITQLRGIKVGVKTADCVPVALLGQKTVGVVHAGWRGLKAGIIEETLKIFEQFEPINSLIAFVGPSAKACCYQVGEDFKKSFIATYYRNGSLFLDTQEEAILRLKRCGVKKLVKLNVCTICHTNYPSHRRDKTKDRIITYAYIEQHI; this is encoded by the coding sequence ATGCGTACACAGAGCATGGGAAAAAACAAAAAAGCTTCAGTAGGGTTTAGTTTCAAAATAGGGAGCATATGTGCTGGCATAATACCTTGGGAAGAAGGGAGCGATATTTTTACGCTTCAGCAGGTTCACTCTAAGGAAGTTTACGTGCTTACAGAATTTACTCCCAAGAGTCCAGAGGCTGATGCGGTAATCACTCAGTTAAGAGGTATAAAGGTGGGTGTAAAAACGGCAGATTGCGTACCTGTTGCCCTTTTGGGGCAAAAAACCGTTGGGGTTGTGCATGCAGGTTGGAGAGGTCTAAAAGCTGGGATAATTGAAGAAACCTTAAAGATATTTGAGCAGTTTGAACCTATCAATAGCCTGATAGCCTTTGTAGGTCCATCGGCAAAGGCGTGTTGCTATCAAGTAGGTGAAGACTTTAAAAAGAGCTTTATAGCCACTTATTACAGGAACGGCTCTCTTTTTCTGGATACTCAGGAAGAAGCCATCTTAAGACTAAAGAGGTGTGGGGTAAAGAAGCTTGTTAAACTAAATGTATGCACCATATGCCACACCAATTACCCCTCCCACAGAAGGGATAAAACTAAGGACAGGATCATCACCTACGCCTACATAGAACAGCACATATAA
- the glnA gene encoding type I glutamate--ammonia ligase: MPKYSPEEVLNLIEQEGIQYVDLRFSDLFGQWQHLTIPAYELSLDTFENGRGFDGSSIRGWQSIHESDMLAFPDASTAFVDPFMEPKTLVMICDIYDPITRERYGRDTRYIAQKAEQYLKQTGIGDTAYYGPEAEFFMFDSVEFGTSANYAFWKVDSEEGWWNREITSSGYKIPHKRGYFPAPPLDKTHHLRSEMVSIMSQLGIVVELHHHEVATAGQAEIDIRYDSLVNQADKLFIYKYVVRMVASKYGKFATFMPKVLPNDNGSGMHTHFSIWKEGQNLFAGSEYAGVSELCLYAIGGILKHGPALTAFTNPTINSYHRLVPGFEAPVRLAYSARNRSAAIRIPMYSQSPKAKRIEIRFPDPTCNPYLAFAAILMAAIDGIENRIHPGEPFDKDIYSLPPEELKDIPQLPGSLEDSLKALEKDYEFLLKGGVFTEDLIQTWIDSKRKEIDEIRFIPHPKEFELYFDI; this comes from the coding sequence ATGCCCAAGTACTCGCCGGAAGAGGTGCTAAACCTCATTGAGCAGGAAGGGATCCAGTATGTGGATCTGCGGTTTTCTGACCTTTTTGGTCAGTGGCAACACCTTACCATACCTGCATACGAACTTTCTCTGGACACCTTTGAGAACGGAAGAGGTTTTGACGGCTCTTCCATAAGAGGTTGGCAGTCCATACACGAGTCAGACATGCTTGCCTTTCCTGATGCCTCTACAGCTTTTGTAGATCCTTTTATGGAGCCAAAAACCCTCGTGATGATATGTGATATATACGACCCTATAACCAGGGAGCGCTACGGCAGAGACACGCGCTACATAGCCCAGAAGGCAGAGCAGTATCTCAAGCAAACTGGCATAGGAGATACAGCTTACTACGGACCAGAGGCGGAGTTTTTTATGTTTGACTCTGTAGAGTTTGGCACATCTGCTAACTACGCCTTTTGGAAGGTAGACTCCGAAGAAGGCTGGTGGAACAGAGAGATAACCTCCTCTGGCTATAAGATACCCCACAAGAGGGGGTACTTCCCAGCACCACCCTTAGATAAAACTCACCACCTGAGGAGTGAGATGGTATCCATCATGTCTCAGCTGGGTATAGTGGTGGAGCTACACCACCACGAGGTGGCAACAGCAGGACAGGCAGAGATAGACATACGCTACGATTCTCTGGTAAATCAGGCTGACAAACTCTTTATATACAAGTATGTAGTTAGGATGGTTGCCAGCAAGTACGGCAAGTTTGCCACCTTCATGCCAAAGGTTTTACCCAACGACAACGGTTCTGGTATGCACACCCACTTCTCCATATGGAAGGAAGGGCAGAATCTTTTTGCAGGTTCAGAGTATGCTGGGGTCTCGGAACTCTGTCTTTATGCCATAGGTGGTATTCTCAAACACGGACCCGCTCTTACAGCCTTTACCAACCCAACTATAAACTCCTACCACAGGCTTGTACCCGGCTTTGAAGCGCCCGTAAGGCTTGCCTACTCTGCAAGGAACCGTTCCGCTGCCATAAGGATACCCATGTATTCCCAGTCTCCAAAGGCTAAAAGGATTGAAATACGCTTCCCAGACCCCACCTGCAACCCTTATCTGGCCTTTGCTGCCATCCTGATGGCTGCCATAGACGGCATAGAAAACCGCATACACCCCGGAGAGCCCTTTGACAAGGACATTTACTCCCTCCCACCCGAAGAGCTAAAGGACATACCTCAACTGCCCGGTTCTCTGGAAGACTCTCTCAAGGCTCTGGAAAAAGACTACGAGTTTCTACTCAAAGGTGGTGTCTTCACTGAAGATCTCATACAAACTTGGATAGACTCCAAGCGCAAAGAGATAGACGAGATAAGGTTCATACCCCATCCTAAGGAGTTTGAGCTTTACTTTGACATTTAA
- a CDS encoding ammonium transporter — translation MRRVAGIIPLLLVHLSFAQEQAPKLDTGDTAWMLISTALVMLMTLPGLALFYGGMAKRKDTLNTIAMSFVAYCLVSVIWVLYGYSFAFNTDISGVIGSPSKLLLNGVGVKSLQGTVPELIFVVFQLTFAAITVALVSGSYVERLKFSTWVLFSILWVSLVYVPIAHWVWGGGFLAKLGALDFAGGTVVHINAGIAGLVGAILLGRRKEATLIPNNLPMVVLGAGLLWFGWFGFNAGSAVASNGLAAAAFLNTNTATAMAALSWMFTEWLHAKKPTLLGLASGAVAGLVAITPAAGFVNVVGAIVIGILAGTIPYFMVAVVKHKLGYDDALDVFGIHGAAGILGALLTGIFADPSINEAGKGLLYGNPGQVIVQLVAIGTTIVYDAIATFVILVVLRILVGLRVNGEEEVQGLDKSQHGENAYNIT, via the coding sequence ATGCGTCGCGTAGCAGGTATTATACCACTACTTTTGGTCCACTTATCCTTTGCACAGGAGCAAGCTCCAAAGCTTGATACTGGAGATACAGCATGGATGCTCATATCTACAGCACTGGTGATGCTCATGACACTGCCCGGGCTTGCCCTTTTCTACGGAGGTATGGCAAAAAGAAAGGATACGCTAAACACCATAGCTATGTCCTTTGTAGCCTACTGCTTAGTATCTGTGATCTGGGTTCTTTACGGTTATAGCTTTGCCTTCAACACGGATATCTCTGGCGTAATAGGAAGCCCGTCAAAACTGCTACTTAACGGAGTTGGTGTAAAAAGCCTTCAGGGGACTGTGCCGGAGCTTATTTTTGTGGTCTTCCAACTTACATTTGCAGCTATAACTGTTGCCCTTGTGAGTGGTTCCTATGTGGAAAGATTAAAGTTTTCCACCTGGGTGCTTTTTAGCATCCTTTGGGTCAGCCTGGTATATGTACCCATAGCTCACTGGGTTTGGGGTGGAGGCTTTCTGGCAAAGTTAGGTGCTCTTGACTTTGCGGGTGGTACGGTGGTTCACATAAACGCTGGTATTGCAGGACTTGTGGGTGCCATACTTTTGGGGAGGCGAAAGGAGGCAACCCTCATTCCCAACAATCTGCCTATGGTGGTGCTTGGTGCAGGGCTTTTATGGTTTGGTTGGTTTGGTTTTAATGCAGGCTCTGCGGTTGCCTCCAATGGACTTGCGGCAGCAGCCTTTTTAAATACCAACACGGCAACTGCCATGGCTGCTCTTTCTTGGATGTTTACTGAATGGCTGCATGCCAAAAAGCCCACTCTTTTGGGTCTTGCTTCGGGTGCAGTTGCCGGTCTTGTTGCCATAACTCCAGCAGCAGGCTTTGTCAATGTAGTAGGTGCTATAGTTATAGGCATTCTTGCAGGCACAATTCCCTACTTTATGGTTGCAGTTGTCAAACACAAGCTTGGCTACGATGATGCTCTTGATGTTTTTGGCATACACGGTGCTGCTGGTATATTAGGCGCTTTACTTACAGGGATCTTTGCAGACCCTTCTATAAACGAAGCTGGTAAAGGGCTTTTATACGGCAACCCAGGACAGGTGATAGTCCAGCTTGTAGCTATAGGCACAACCATAGTTTACGATGCTATAGCCACTTTTGTCATACTTGTGGTCCTTAGGATACTTGTAGGTTTGAGGGTAAATGGCGAAGAGGAGGTGCAGGGACTTGACAAGTCCCAGCATGGCGAGAACGCTTACAACATAACTTAA
- a CDS encoding PIG-L deacetylase family protein: MEGKNEKGYTVVIAPHFDDEVIGCGGTIYQHTAKGDEVHLYVLTDGSKLYEKTDTNKRKEECLSAARLLGISTVNFLDFKEGELANHLDELKSALGGILKNFQKVYAPHPFDHHSDHIAASLAVLSVFEESPTFELRLYGVYNTFRHNLLVDVTDVYPIKKKALLNYSYSLGNSYIWIKRTEAFMKYPTIYTVEDRLYEAFLVIDQPMTVNEILNFLSYGVVCDDPHNQLLKKIKSAQMLMGLLNEERNIRLSLEDSLKTNQEELEMLKVHLKNHQEELQKLKSSIFFKMYDVYHTLKPKIFPEGSLRERIYRKLVNIIKGV; this comes from the coding sequence ATGGAAGGAAAAAATGAAAAAGGCTATACTGTTGTAATAGCGCCTCACTTTGATGATGAAGTGATAGGATGTGGTGGAACCATTTATCAACACACTGCTAAAGGTGATGAAGTGCATCTTTATGTCCTCACAGACGGTTCTAAGTTATACGAAAAAACCGATACCAACAAGAGAAAGGAGGAGTGTCTTTCTGCCGCGCGCCTTTTGGGAATAAGCACGGTAAACTTTTTGGATTTTAAAGAGGGTGAGCTTGCCAACCACTTGGATGAGCTAAAGTCCGCTCTTGGTGGAATACTGAAAAACTTCCAGAAGGTCTATGCTCCTCACCCCTTTGACCACCATTCGGACCACATTGCTGCGTCCCTTGCAGTTCTTTCTGTGTTTGAGGAGAGTCCCACTTTTGAACTCCGTCTTTATGGAGTTTATAACACTTTCAGACACAATCTCCTTGTGGATGTGACGGATGTTTATCCAATAAAAAAGAAGGCTCTTTTAAATTACTCTTATAGCTTGGGGAATTCTTACATATGGATAAAGAGAACGGAAGCCTTTATGAAGTATCCAACCATATACACGGTGGAAGATAGACTTTACGAGGCTTTTTTAGTTATTGACCAGCCCATGACGGTAAACGAGATACTAAACTTTTTGTCTTACGGTGTTGTGTGCGATGACCCTCACAATCAACTTTTGAAAAAGATAAAATCTGCCCAGATGCTTATGGGATTGCTAAACGAAGAGAGGAACATCAGACTATCTTTGGAAGATAGCCTAAAGACTAACCAAGAAGAGTTAGAAATGCTGAAAGTCCATTTAAAGAACCATCAAGAGGAGCTTCAAAAACTCAAATCTTCCATCTTCTTTAAGATGTACGATGTTTATCACACGTTAAAGCCCAAAATCTTTCCTGAAGGCTCACTGAGAGAGAGAATCTACAGAAAGCTTGTAAACATTATAAAAGGTGTTTAA
- a CDS encoding glycosyltransferase family 4 protein, which yields MHAVIAALVDPYAFKGGTERIVLHTKDLLEEEGFKVDIVHKDNSQKFGDYFPLWVGREAYLRCDKCDLVIANNIAGLGLFPGRAKRFVAMFHGLYLGFFGMYETEAINFPDYLGNKYINGYIAEVFLANAADKIVAVSEHVKKEIEQHIGVDKDITVINNPVDDAFKPMDKAKIRSMFNIPKDAFVGLYIGRNDTTKGYDIFREVVNYTYRDVFWLQVISSGGLNQIPILEDITTFRQVPFGDMPLIYNMADFVLFPSRYEGFPLTIVEALACGVPVIASKLAVPIEVEDYLKDLVVEQMKADEFVEKVMSIKKQRWLGEYYREVISEKVSRRFSLESWKEKMKKAILL from the coding sequence ATGCATGCAGTTATCGCAGCACTAGTTGATCCGTACGCTTTTAAAGGGGGTACCGAGAGAATCGTACTACATACAAAGGACCTTTTGGAGGAGGAGGGTTTTAAAGTTGACATTGTACACAAAGACAACAGCCAAAAGTTTGGGGACTATTTCCCTCTTTGGGTTGGTAGAGAGGCTTACCTTAGGTGCGATAAGTGCGACCTTGTTATAGCTAACAATATTGCAGGTCTGGGCTTATTTCCAGGCAGAGCTAAAAGATTTGTGGCTATGTTCCATGGGCTATATCTGGGATTCTTCGGGATGTATGAAACTGAAGCTATAAATTTCCCGGATTATTTGGGTAATAAGTACATAAATGGGTATATAGCCGAAGTATTTCTGGCAAACGCCGCAGACAAAATAGTGGCAGTTAGTGAGCATGTCAAAAAAGAGATTGAACAACACATAGGTGTTGATAAAGATATAACAGTTATTAACAATCCTGTGGATGATGCTTTTAAACCTATGGATAAAGCAAAAATCAGGTCCATGTTTAACATACCAAAGGATGCTTTCGTAGGACTTTACATAGGTAGAAATGATACAACGAAGGGATATGACATATTCAGGGAGGTTGTAAACTACACCTACAGAGATGTCTTTTGGCTTCAGGTCATCTCCTCTGGTGGTTTAAACCAAATCCCAATACTTGAGGATATAACCACCTTTAGGCAGGTCCCCTTTGGAGATATGCCCCTCATATACAACATGGCGGACTTTGTCCTTTTCCCATCAAGGTATGAAGGGTTCCCGCTTACAATTGTGGAAGCTCTGGCTTGTGGAGTGCCTGTTATAGCATCAAAGTTGGCTGTTCCAATTGAGGTGGAAGATTACCTTAAGGACCTGGTGGTTGAGCAGATGAAAGCTGATGAGTTTGTTGAAAAAGTAATGTCCATAAAAAAGCAAAGATGGCTTGGGGAGTACTACAGAGAAGTTATATCCGAAAAAGTATCAAGGAGGTTTTCCTTAGAGTCATGGAAGGAAAAAATGAAAAAGGCTATACTGTTGTAA